A stretch of the Aspergillus puulaauensis MK2 DNA, chromosome 6, nearly complete sequence genome encodes the following:
- a CDS encoding uncharacterized protein (COG:S;~EggNog:ENOG410PWV9) — protein sequence MLASLPNKVLIGITDFLGDQKDRVHLAASCRHFRKILLPYAFNSISLNSTCEWTLSCLVHTLLQQPRCGAAVRSLSLTVGRCRHSRKVRFDRELLTRALQRIAHTEEELVKWRDNLEGKSTEASDLYSEGAWLDYLEEKSTDEWGLYTKDAWRAVLLILVPNLETLNIEWHPSEKYTQKVFSRALNHEKPFDTRPAFTRLRSISIQEWEYDDTLIKACDIVNSFRFPSLRQFSCYGVADFADDDEVSRITKLGAFSKVTDIAFYNSNSTNGFSSFVIACENLQSFVYEHIFLAEWGESCNPPAIFKTLLHHKDTLVKLHVYNAEVEDEPSENAFFGSLSNFAVLKDLRLRATNLLDWDREGKVSKNHLFSVLPASLVSLTIENFDECPNVKNMVEQLGDILRNGMGNFSLLESLEIGGFFLDPENDSPNDVIRPELKPVMALLSDACGSSGVEFVMRDISY from the coding sequence ATGTTGGCATCGCTCCCGAACAAAGTTCTCATTGGCATCACCGACTTCCTTGGTGACCAGAAGGACCGCGTGCACCTTGCGGCCTCTTGCCGCCACTTCCGCAAAATTTTGCTTCCTTACGCGTTTAATTCAATCTCCTTGAACTCCACTTGTGAATGGACCCTCAGCTGCTTGGTTCATACCCTACTTCAGCAACCTAGATGCGGAGCAGCAGTACGCTCCCTGTCACTGACTGTGGGCCGTTGCAGACACTCACGAAAGGTTCGTTTTGACCGAGAACTTTTGACTCGTGCCCTGCAACGCATCGCCCATACGGAGGAGGAACTGGTGAAGTGGCGTGATAACCTTGAAGGGAAGTCCACTGAAGCATCGGATTTGTATAGCGAAGGTGCCTGGCTTGATTACCTTGAAGAGAAGTCCACTGATGAATGGGGTTTGTATACCAAGGATGCTTGGCGTGCGGTCCTGCTCATTTTGGTGCCCAATCTTGAGACGCTGAACATCGAATGGCATCCTTCAGAAAAATACACCCAGAAAGTTTTCAGCAGAGCGTTGAACCATGAAAAGCCATTTGACACCCGCCCCGCGTTTACCCGACTCAGAAGCATCTCAATTCAGGAATGGGAGTACGATGATACTCTCATCAAGGCATGTGATATTGTCAATTCCTTCCGATTCCCGTCCCTGCGACAGTTCTCCTGTTACGGGGTTGCGGACTTTgcagatgacgacgaagtcTCTAGAATCACCAAGCTTGGGGCTTTCTCCAAGGTAACCGATATCGCCTTCTATAACAGCAACTCGACGAATGGGTTTTCGAGCTTCGTGATTGCCTGCGAAAATCTTCAGTCCTTTGTCTATGAGCACATATTTTTGGCTGAATGGGGGGAATCTTGCAACCCGCCAGCCATCTTTAAAACCCTGCTCCACCACAAAGATACCCTCGTCAAACTCCATGTATACAACGCTGAGGTGGAAGACGAGCCGTCTGAGAATGCATTTTTCGGCTCACTGTCAAACTTCGCTGTTCTGAAAGACCTGCGACTTCGTGCCACTAATCTCCTCGACTGGGACCGCGAGGGGAAAGTCTCAAAAAACCACCTCTTTTCCGTGCTGCCAGCATCCCTAGTATCGTTGACAATTGAGAACTTCGACGAGTGTCCGAACGTGAAAAATATGGTTGAACAGCTTGGGGACATCTTGCGAAACGGCATGGGTAATTTCTCACTTCTAGAAAGCCTAGAGATTGGCGGATTCTTTCTAGATCCGGAAAATGATTCGCCCAACGACGTTATTCGTCCAGAATTGAAGCCTGTTATGGCTCTTCTGAGCGATGCCTGTGGATCGAGCGGAGTTGAGTTTGTAATGCGCGACATCAGCTATTGA
- a CDS encoding Zn(II)2Cys6 transcription factor (COG:S;~EggNog:ENOG410PWIY;~InterPro:IPR036864,IPR007219,IPR001138;~PFAM:PF00172,PF04082;~TransMembrane:1 (o425-442i);~go_function: GO:0000981 - DNA-binding transcription factor activity, RNA polymerase II-specific [Evidence IEA];~go_function: GO:0003677 - DNA binding [Evidence IEA];~go_function: GO:0008270 - zinc ion binding [Evidence IEA];~go_process: GO:0006351 - transcription, DNA-templated [Evidence IEA];~go_process: GO:0006355 - regulation of transcription, DNA-templated [Evidence IEA]), producing the protein MACTSCRQVKLRCDATKRFPAPCTRCQEHRMSCKFDSKFKRRPARGSLTKVMEENDRLRRLVQDSGTVPAESGIHTASPAERTDQDPRFVADFAWELPASQALEEVQLDGLAIRDLFEHFSRHYFRHLPILDLRKPIDSIRIANPLLFWTVIVIASRKHPLHGTLFCSLKVPFLRMLSEYLTRSIRSIWTIQALLLLCLWPFPVASQLDDPSWEYCGIAVAATLKMGLDDSPASWGEAIRPSPDELTWRSKTWLGCLCVSTNLAACLSLPPPMASVAPLMPRVRDSTRSSLPDDFLALLEVQAHSIRAASLLSNQISNTAQRSFIELLDSDLDAVEARMPSGMSASLQISVLAARLRLYSLPLLSQISPRIVDDCADALSKAIWYKGFHVAMRLVNTFAEWTQSDRKDDCDSTGEMLTIHFPKQYFYALVMAGMYFINLLVIETNISASDKLLAQNHIKQAYETITAQSTEDRDEASRAGKAIDFLSRQIEAQSGSLELGQSAHGNRPLNIINSGMRMAGQFRSKLRRSGESNTPANLPAGVSELPAFEDFTEMPPWGDDLFEWNTWFAGTDYMSTLFQMPAETV; encoded by the exons ATGGCATGTACATCATGTCGGCAAGTTAAA CTGCGATGCGACGCCACGAAACGCTTCCCAGCGCCATGCACCCGGTGCCAGGAACATCGTATGAGCTGCAAATTTGACTCCAAGTTTAAAAGAAGGCCAGCGAGGGG GTCGCTTACCAAGGTAATGGAAGAGAATGACCGACTACGCCGTCTGGTCCAGGATTCAGGAACAGTGCCTGCGGAATCAGGCATCCACACCGCTTCGCCAGCAGAGCGAACGGATCAAGACCCTCGTTTCGTCGCCGACTTCGCCTGGGAGTTGCCCGCATCACAGGCACTGGAAGAAGTTCAATTGGACGGTCTGGCTATCCGCGACCTTTTTGAGCA CTTTTCTCGTCACTATTTCCGTCACCTGCCAATCTTGGATTTGAGAAAACCCATCGATTCTATCAGGATCGCaaatcctcttcttttctggaCAGTCATAGTAATTGCATCCAGAAAGCATCCGCTACATGGAACTCTCTTCTGTTCGCTAAAGGTGCCGTTCCTGCGGATGCTGTCGGAATATCTGACTCGCTCCATTCGCAGCATTTGGACCATTCAAGCGCTTCTACTCCTTTGTCTTTGGCCTTTCCCCGTAGCAAGTCAACTGGATGATCCGAGCTGGGAATATTGTGGGATCGCCGTTGCCGCTACCCTGAAAATGGGTCTTGACGACTCTCCAGCGTCCTGGGGCGAAGCTATTCGACCCAGCCCAGATGAGCTTACTTGGCGGTCCAAGACGTGGCTTGGATGCCTTTGCGTCAGCACTAA TCTTGCGGCCTGTCTCTCGCTCCCGCCGCCAATGGCCTCTGTCGCTCCACTGATGCCTAGAGTTCGCGACAGTACGAGGAGCAGCCTTCCTGACGACTTTCTGGCGCTGCTCGAAGTTCAAGCCCATTCAATCCGAGCAGCTTCGTTGTTGAGCAATCAGATCAGCAACACGGCCCAAAGATCATTCATAGAACTGCTCGATAGTGATTTGGACGCGGTGGAAGCCCGTATGCCAAGCGGCATGTCTGCCTCCCTTCAAATCAGCGTACTTGCAGCACGCCTTCGGCTGTACTCGCTGCCACTACTCTCTCAAATCTCACCTAGGATTGTAGACGACTGCGCAGATGCCCTTTCCAAGGCCATATGGTACAAAGGCTTCCATGTAGCCATGCGGCTGGTGAATACCTTTGCTGAATGGACTCAATCAGACCGCAAAGACGATTGTGACTCGACAGGTGAGATGTTGACCATTCATTTTCCGAAACAGTATTTCTATGCTCTTGTCATGGCAGGTATGTACTTTATCAACTTGCTAGTTATCGAGACCAATATATCCGCGTCCGACAAGCTGCTCGCCCAGAATCATATCAAACAAGCATATGAAACGATTACCGCCCAGTCGACCGAGGACAGGGATGAAGCTTCGCGAGCAGGGAAAGCAATTGACTTTCTCTCGCGCCAGATCGAGGCGCAAAGCGGATCTCTAGAACTGGGTCAATCCGCCCATGGAAATCGTCCTTTGAACATTATCAACAGCGGTATGAGGATGGCAGGGCAGTTTCGAAGCAAGCTACGTCGCTCTGGGGAGTCGAATACCCCTGCAAACTTACCTGCTGGGGTTTCCGAGCTGCCGGCGTTCGAAGACTTTACGGAAATGCCGCCATGGGGAGACGACTTGTTCGAATGGAATACCTGGTTCGCTGGAACGGATTATATGAGCACATTATTCCAAATGCCAGCGGAAACTGTTTAG
- a CDS encoding uncharacterized protein (TransMembrane:1 (i219-242o)) — translation MRRSAEFVIQHMMTLKRFANARVLFVGRFAEQHHLDLTETDYPFRNIGICLELDDQDQLQNPPENLGEDLCTSFPDRFFEVDTPDIVADITPNSRITLMPPSRLPFTPPLVPLAEVANNLDSGITSKIDTLCLAIHAVSNEHDLYEKAVRSHAIRLAESLITAHSPKLELADRQRRVVLDALPGFVGYSDHDLSWWRDHIIWRGLMPDRPRASLSPRSLSVFFLRFVLPLFIVPLIGLPLFAHGCCIKFHPS, via the exons ATGCGCCGGTCTGCGGAGTTTGTTATCCAACACATGATGACGTTGAAACGGTTTGCAAACGCTCGGGTCCTGTTCGTGGGACGTTTCGCAGAGCAACATCACCTTGATCTTACGGAAACAGACTACCCCTTCCGG AATATCGGCATATGCCTCGAGCTGGACGACCAAGACCAACTACAGAACCCACCGGAAAATCTCGGCGAGGATCTGTGCACCTCGTTTCCCGACCGTTTCTTCGAGGTGGACACGCCTGATATTGTCGCGGACATAACGCCCAATTCGCGTATAACCCTGATGCCCCCTAGCAGG CTACCCTTCACGCCTCCCTTGGTGCCCCTGGCCGAAGTCGCCAACAACCTGGACTCCGGAATAACGAGCAAGATTGACACGCTATGTCTCGCTATCCACGCGGTGTCAAATGAGCACGATTTGTACGAAAAGGCTGTTAGGAGCCACGCAATCCGTCTTGCAGAGTCCCTGATCACAGCGCATTCTCCTAAGCTGGAGTTGGCAGACCGCCAACGTCGAGTCGTCTTGGATGCCCTTCCGGGGTTCGTGGGATACTCTGACCATGACCTGTCATGGTGGAGAGATCACATTATATGGAGAGGACTGATGCCCGATCGTCCACGTGCGAGCCTCAGCCCTCGTTCACTTTCTGTTTTCTTCTTACGTTTTGTTCTTCCACTTTTTATTGTCCCTTTAATTGGGCTTCCGCTTTTTGCTCACGGATGCTGTATCAAGTTCCATCCATCCTAG
- a CDS encoding uncharacterized protein (CAZy:CBM50;~COG:S;~EggNog:ENOG410QD93;~InterPro:IPR018392,IPR036779;~PFAM:PF01476;~SECRETED:SignalP(1-21)), giving the protein MAIISAAYVVSVLSLLPQSGATSLNTDVAAAECLTSRTYTVTLGDTCARIARAHRVPRGSLVWLNDVQPDSGQTLCIPESCDLYPVLLGATCVEIAQVTHIGVDQLFAWNEFLNEECTNLLAGDQVCVAEPRASPSPTTTFITATLRARDYATEIVNPPGTVPKGTTTRCGQYYQIRSGDYCNSISDRFSIDLDLFKAINPSINADCTNLVPGLYYCVSPTLDWDQTTTTTVTSAYNTAPAPTPSGTTSQCYEVGPLLPFPLIEQH; this is encoded by the exons ATGGCCATTATATCTGCCGCCTACGTGGTCTCcgttctctcccttctcccgCAGAGCGGTGCGACATCTCTCAACACCGATGTGGCCGCGGCAGAATGCCTGACAAGCAGAACATACACGGTCACATTGGGAGACACATGTGCAAGAATCGCTAGAGCCCACCGCGTCCCACGGGGTTCATTGGTCTGGTTGAATGATGTGCAGCCGGACT CTGGTCAGACACTGTGCATACCGGAGTCCTGTGACCTCTACCCGGTTCTCCTTGGTGCTACATGTGTGGAAATCGCACAAGTCACCCATATTGGCGTTGATCAACTTTTCGCATGGAACGAGTTCCTCAATGAAGAATGTACGAACCTCCTAGCGGGAGATCAAGTATGCGTCGCCGAACCGCGCGCCAGTCCGagcccaacaacaacatttATAACAGCAACTCTGCGTGCGCGGGACTACGCCACAGAGATAGTCAATCCCCCAGGAACTGTCCCAAAAGGAACGACTACGCGCTGCGGCCAGTACTACCAGATCAGGTCGGGTGACTACTGCAACTCCATCTCAGATCGATTTAGCATAGACCTCGATCTTTTCAAGGCCATCAACCCTTCCATCAATGCAGATTGTACCAATCTCGTGCCGGGTCTGTATTATTGCGTCTCGCCTACCTTGGACTGGGACCAAACAACCACCACTACTGTGACCTCCGCTTACAATACTGCCCCTGCGCCAACCCCGAGTGGGACAACTTCGCAGTGCTATGAGGTTGGCCCActccttccctttcccctGATAGAGCAACACTGA
- a CDS encoding LipA and NB-ARC domain protein (COG:S;~EggNog:ENOG410PWAW;~InterPro:IPR027417,IPR029058,IPR002182,IPR012908;~PFAM:PF00931,PF07819;~go_function: GO:0016788 - hydrolase activity, acting on ester bonds [Evidence IEA];~go_function: GO:0043531 - ADP binding [Evidence IEA]), with amino-acid sequence MPKRAERGVTVLHDPRATPSNDGSIAEIAVDVVAIHGLNGDAQQTWTHRDSGVLWLRDILPAEIPAIRVLTYGYDARIANFTGQQHLRSISIKLISELVDLRRTDEVSRSDMIPLEADSHSSIQERHRPIVLVCHSLGGIVAKKALLLDRLSADKLVQDCVRGVMFFGTPHNGSDIAATGKILATLVSKISPLNAPRALLGMLRKNSQELFEMTEDFVKRRGDIELVAFYETRRTRVGCVFKTMVVERSSAILNVGPENAIPQDADHAQLVRFSDAEQTKFRPVVSRLREWVDRFRCDPSSEPTQTTSDRSITANAGHLAVTEPRAVFLGPSGEPCQSLYGRAGELAEMEEFFSRGGFQRHTFALCGLGGVGKTRVALCYVLGHILQYKCAVVWLNAGSQASLENDFHRLYDALQLRCPGDKIEAVKGWFSQSHNQKWLFVFDNANSPDKVGLEKYIPIVNWGHIIFTTRDQAVMGTLCQRWIELEPLPKKASVSLLVETSGPANSNQPDMQAAEEVAKLLGYLPLAMVHAAAFMRSRHKTFRQYGRMFATGREQLLRYSPRVGSQESPVLRTWELSFKELEQDSQDAVAILLLFSFLDPASIPEIVLHRGCTANRRWDENGEIVDVAAHEEGVEEEFASLLGNDFRLDDAIERLLALSLISCQTGPDKRRTFSIHPLVQHCVVHRLSAGELRRWRRQALLLVCHAFPRNRNGVIGRRLLPHLRRVLLEYDELGKSGDSPDQTPIFRHALASTLLSASRYSDTHWKWEAITRTRKVLKHDDDPFLNAELAHRGRAVQRMSGDPDIEKKVLCETFDPGAQAGQQSRQASKKYNAQLGEMIISSAGGLIREGKLQAAEAKLCQWKPLGAPSTLERITLRAQQTNLCKILRLRGVFDLALAKLDSVFRESVGDAFFEGSGWHMTLVWELAGLLCEVGDPIRAERILLDTLEPMAEANILDIRNGRRLRLSLVETYLQRHMFEQAEELLFRLKDAFESDGQLDNLAQESVFRIWMMLARKSHMQFAWSEALSRWRKALSALESIGYGHGAHAVIVRKSIGHALWMAGTLDQNQIQRILSRAASDWGDASRIYWEPRFDSAWHDHIEKALQDVGKGPVRPPSI; translated from the exons ATGCCCAAACGCGCCGAACGCGGTGTGACTGTTTTGCACGACCCCAGAGCGACACCCAGCAATGATGGAAGCATTGCAGAGATCGCTGTTGA CGTGGTAGCTATCCACGGACTAAACGGGGACGCCCAGCAGACATGGACACATCGCGATTCCGGAGTCTTATGGCTAAGGGACATTCTTCCTGCGGAAATACCAGCCATCCGTGTTCTTACGTACGGATATGATGCGCGGATCGCCAACTTTACCGGCCAGCAACATCTGAGATCGATTTCTATCAAGCTGATAAGCGAGCTTGTAGACCTTCGACGGACGGACGAGGTGAGCAGGTCCGATATGATTCCGCTGGAAGCCGATTCTCATTCTAGCATCCAGGAAAGACATCGCCCCATCGTGTTGGTTTGCCATAGCCTTGGCGGGATTGTGGCTAAAAAG GCTTTGTTACTTGATCGACTCAGCGCCGACAAACTTGTCCAGGATTGCGTCCGCGGGGTGATGTTCTTTG GTACTCCCCATAATGGGAGTGATATTGCCGCAACTGGCAAGATTTTGGCTACCCTAGTGTCGAAGATTTCGCCCCTTAATGCACCAAGAGCACTTCTCGGAATGCTTCGAAAGAATTCCCAAGAACTATTTGAAATGACAGAAGACTTCGTCAAACGTCGCGGCGATATCGAGCTGGTTGCGTTTTACGaaacccgcagaacccgaGTCGGGTGTGTGTTCAAGACGATG GTCGTGGAAAGGAGTTCGGCAATCTTGAACGTCGGTCCTGAAAACGCCATCCCTCAAGATGCGGATCACGCTCAGTTGGTCCGCTTCAGCGACGCCGAACAAACGAAATTTCGACCAGTAGTGTCCCGTCTGAGGGAGTGGGTTGACAGGTTCAGGTGTGACCCTTCATCTGAACCCACGCAAACGACCAGTGACAGGAGCATTACAGCTAATGCAGGCCATCTTGCAGTCACGGAACCCAGGGCGGTATTTCTCGGTCCTAGTGGGGAGCCATGCCAAAGTTTATACGGGAGAGCCGGCGAGCTTGCTGAGATGGAAGAGTTTTTTAGTCGTGGTGGGTTTCAACGGCATACATTTGCGCTGTGCGGTTTGG GAGGGGTCGGAAAAACACGGGTAGCTCTGTGTTATGTATTGGGCCACATTTTGCAATACAAATGCGCGGTTGTATGGCTGAACGCTGGGTCACAAGCCTCACTTGAAAACGACTTCCATCGTTTATACGATGCATTGCAATTGAGGTGCCCTGGTGACAAGATTGAGGCAGTGAAAGGTTGGTTTTCTCAAAGCCATAATCAAAAATGGCTATTCGTTTTCGATAACGCGAACAGTCCGGACAAGGTAGGACTGGAAAAGTATATACCAATAGTGAACTGGGGCCATATAATTTTCACGACCCGCGACCAGGCGGTTATGGGAACGTTGTGCCAGCGGTGGATAGAGCTTGAGCCACTGCCAAAAAAAGCATCAGTGAGCCTTTTGGTCGAAACTTCAGGGCCAGCAAATTCAAACCAACCCGACATGCAAGCAGCAGAGGAGGTGGCTAAACTTCTGGGATATTTGCCGCTAGCCATGGTCCATGCCGCGGCGTTCATGCGATCGCGGCATAAAACGTTCAGGCAATACGGACGCATGTTTGCCACTGGACGAGAACAACTCTTGAGATATTCTCCACGGGTTGGGTCACAAGAGAGTCCTGTGCTAAGAACCTGGGAGCTCAGTTTCAAGGAGCTCGAACAGGACTCACAAGATGCTGTTGCTATTCTTCTCTTATTCTCATTTCTGGACCCGGCTTCTATACCGGAGATTGTTCTGCACCGAGGCTGCACCGCGAACAGAAGATGGGACGAGAACGGGGAAATTGTGGATGTTGCGGCCCATGAGgaaggggtggaagaggaattCGCGAGCCTCCTCGGCAATGACTTTAGGCTGGATGACGCAATCGAACGACTACTTGCTCTGTCTCTTATAAGCTGCCAAACAGGGCCAGATAAGCGGCGAACGTTCTCAATACATCCACTAGTGCAGCATTGTGTCGTTCACAGGTTATCTGCCGGGGAattgaggagatggagacgtcAAGCTCTCCTACTTGTGTGCCATGCGTTCCCAAGGAACCG GAACGGGGTTATAGGGCGAAGGCTGTTACCGCACCTGCGACGCGTGCTCCTCGAGTACGACGAGCTTGGTAAGTCCGGCGATAGTCCGGACCAGACACCCATTTTTCGGCACGCACTCGCCTCCACCCTTTTGTCGGCATCTCGATACTCGGATACTCATTGGAAATGGGAGGCGATAACGCGGACAAGGAAAGTCCTGAAGCACGACGATGACCCATTTTTGAACGCGGAACTTGCGCATAGAGGGCGAGCTGTGCAAAGGATGTCAGGGGACCCCGATATTGAGAAGAAAGTCCTTTGCGAAACCTTTGATCCCGGGGCACAGGCCGGACAGCAGTCCAGACAGGCGAGCAAGAAATACAATGCCCAGTTGGGAGAAATGATTATATCCAGCGCCGGTGGACTAATTCGGGAAGGGAAACTTCAGGCAGCAGAGGCAAAGCTCTGTCAGTGGAAGCCGCTGGGGGCCCCGTCGACGCTCGAACGCATAACGCTAAGGGCCCAGCAGACGAACCTGTGCAAAATACTGCGCCTGCGTGGAGTGTTTGATCTCGCACTGGCCAAGCTAGATTCCGTGTTCAGGGAGAGCGTGGGTGATGCTTTTTTTGAGGGCAGCGGATGGCATATGACTCTCGTTTGGGAGCTTGCCGGCCTGCTTTGTGAAGTCGGTGATCCAATTCGGGCGGAAAGGATCCTCCTGGATACATTAGAACCGATGGCAGAGGCGAATATCCTGGATATAAGAAACGGCCGCCGGCTCCGCTTGTCGCTCGTTGAAACATATCTCCAACGGCACATGTTTGAACAGGCAGAGGAGCTTCTGTTCCGCCTCAAGGATGCATTCGAGTCTGACGGACAGCTGGACAATCTGGCACAAGAGAGCGTGTTTCGTATTTGGATGATGCTTGCTAGAAAGTCACATATGCAATTCGCATGGAGCGAGGCACTTTCGCGATGGAGGAAAGCGCTCTCCGCGTTGGAGAGTATTGGGTATGGGCACGGTGCGCATGCGGTGATCGTGCGGAAGTCGATCGGCCATGCGCTTTGGATGGCTGGCACGCTTGACCAAAATCAGATCCAACGAATTTTGTCCCGGGCCGCAAGTGATTGGGGCGATGCAAGCCGGATTTACTGGGAGCCACGCTTTGATTCCGCCTGGCACGACCATATTGAGAAAGCGTTGCAAGATGTTGGGAAGGGTCCCGTCCGCCCGCCTAGTATTTAG
- a CDS encoding putative tetrahydrofolylpolyglutamate synthase (COG:H;~EggNog:ENOG410PHDH;~InterPro:IPR001645,IPR036615,IPR036565;~go_function: GO:0004326 - tetrahydrofolylpolyglutamate synthase activity [Evidence IEA];~go_function: GO:0005524 - ATP binding [Evidence IEA];~go_function: GO:0016874 - ligase activity [Evidence IEA];~go_process: GO:0009058 - biosynthetic process [Evidence IEA];~go_process: GO:0009396 - folic acid-containing compound biosynthetic process [Evidence IEA]), with product MKRTYENAIRLLESRKRPARPKTPASRAPMDQEAPTNNQASVKGIPSLLGMSEWLGALGHTDTEIARLNLIHVSGTKGKGSTCAFTRGFLSAHGRRTGFPRRVGLYTGPHLISTRERIQVDGGPITRESFAQYFFEVWDCLMAPNLELDTGGSTVIAGMKPRYLQFMALLAFHTFIRERVDAAIIEVNHGGEFDSTNVIQSPVVTGISSLGLDHVAQLGSTLESIAWHKSGIFKFGAPAFAVIQEPGPADVMSRRAFDRGTTVTFISANASLPRDAGVLDVSVQRLNCSLALELAKAFVSAKSPGSVLSDEDVQTGIRDFSLLGRFQVISNGGLQWFVDGAHNTLSLEEAAKWFVKATIPGQNNRCCRAVVFSHHSQGRDGLELVQCLAQVLRSHKFSPERVIFTTYKHTDPAGIDPAAPEEMDSELKGLLAAYASAWKEVDPHTVVTIEPSIETAINTVRRLGNYDGGMQTLITGSLHLVGEALAVLDPSLRECKCK from the exons ATGAAACGTACCTACGAG AATGCGATCAGGCTCCTGGAGTCGAGGAAACGACCGGCACGACCCAAGACCCCAGCTTCCAGAGCCCCGATGGATCAGGAGGCGCCCACGAATAATCAAGCTTCGGTGAAGGGGATACCAAGCCTGTTGGGGATGTCGGAGTGGCTCGGAGCTTTAGGACACACT GACACCGAGATCGCCAGATTGAATCTCATTCATGTGAGTGGGACAAAGGGGAAAGGCAGCACATGCGCATTTACTCGGGGATTTCTCTCTGCCCATGGCCGTCGAACCGGATTCCCGCGGCGAGTTGGCCTTTATACCGGCCCGCATTTGATTTCGACGAGGGAACGAATACAGGTCGACGGCGGACCCATCACGCGAGAGTCCTTTGCGCAATACTTCTTTGAGGTGTGGGATTGCCTGATGGCCCCAAATCTGGAGCTTGACACAGGAGGAAGCACAGTCATTGCTGGCATGAAACCCCGGTACCTGCAGTTCATGGCTCTCTTGGCCTTCCACACTTTCATCCGCGAGCGAGTAGACGCGGCTATAATCGAAGTGAATCACGGTGGAGAATTTGATTCAACCAACGTGATACAAAGCCCTGTTGTCACTGGCATCTCTTCCCTTGGCTTGGACCATGTTGCCCAACTTGGATCGACACTTGAATCTATCGCTTGGCATAAATCTGGAATATTCAAATTTGGCGCACCGGCGTTTGCTGTAATTCAGGAACCAGGCCCTGCAGACGTTATGAGTCGTCGCGCGTTTGACAGGGGCACGACCGTAACATTCATATCGGCCAACGCCAGTCTTCCGCGCGATGCTGGTGTACTTGATGTCTCTGTCCAGCGACTGAATTGTTCTTTAGCCCTTGAGCTTGCAAAGGCCTTTGTGTCTGCCAAATCTCCTGGTTCCGTACTTAGTGACGAGGATGTTCAAACGGGCATCAGGGATTTTTCGTTGTTGGGGAGATTTCAGGTAATAAGTAATGGGGGTTTGCAATGGTTTGTCGATGGAGCGCACAACACCTTAAgcctggaagaggctgcGAAGTGGTTCGTCAAGGCTACAATCCCAGGCCAGAATAACCGTTG CTGTCGAGCGGTGGTTTTCAGTCATCACTCGCAAGGTCGAGATGGACTCGAGCTGGTGCAATGCTTGGCACAAGTTCTTCGCAGCCATAAATTCAGCCCGGAACGTGTTATATTCACGACGTATAAACACACGGATCCTGCAGGTATTG ATCCAGCGGCGCCAGAAGAGATGGACTCGGAGCTCAAGGGTCTTCTCGCGGCATATGCGTCGGCCTGGAAAGAGGTGGATCCGCACACTGTTGTCACAATTGAACCATCCATTGAGACTGCCATCAACACGGTACGGCGACTCGGGAACTATGACGGTGGAATGCAGACTTTGATCACTGGAAGCTTGCATCTCGTTGGGGAAGCACTCGCTGTTTTGGATCCGTCGCTGCGggaatgcaaatgcaaataA